A single Mycobacteriales bacterium DNA region contains:
- a CDS encoding FAD-dependent oxidoreductase, which yields MTTAVVGAGPVGMVVALALAERGEQVVLVDPDAGPPADGSWPRRGVMQFLHPHFFRHHVRRVLEERVPTMWDAVVAAGGVVNDPLPGMPPSMTTLACRRSTFEAALRRALEHDRIRVLTGFAESVVVQRDRVAGLVVDGGALAVDRVVASHGRRGDLGEQWRPPVEGGPCGQSYVSRMYQTRPGVEPLRSWLPHGARYDGYEAIAFPQDAGTMSALVVRASDDPRLEMLWDTAAFEAAVAAIPNLAPWTDPAASVPLTPVMRGGTLTNTYRGQGTPPAGLLFVGDAVCTTNPSAGRGVTLGLWQAEALLDALEVGDDRDASRAFDAWCEAQVRPWFADHLVEDDWIVRRYAGEDLDPEGVLPSGVAVDAAAEHDGLMPAVQQYLAMHAPPSSLAAVEDEVRGLVRGGWRPGYAEGPGVGEIVDLVAAAR from the coding sequence GTGACGACAGCGGTGGTGGGGGCCGGACCGGTCGGGATGGTGGTCGCACTCGCGCTCGCCGAGCGCGGGGAGCAGGTGGTGCTCGTCGACCCTGACGCCGGCCCTCCCGCCGACGGCAGCTGGCCGCGCCGCGGGGTGATGCAGTTCCTGCACCCGCACTTCTTCCGCCATCACGTGCGTCGCGTCCTCGAGGAGCGGGTGCCGACGATGTGGGACGCGGTCGTCGCCGCCGGGGGAGTGGTCAACGACCCGCTGCCCGGCATGCCACCGTCCATGACCACGCTGGCATGTCGGCGCTCGACCTTCGAGGCCGCCCTCCGCCGGGCACTCGAGCACGACCGGATCAGGGTGCTCACCGGCTTCGCCGAGTCGGTGGTGGTCCAGCGCGACCGGGTCGCGGGTCTCGTCGTCGACGGCGGCGCGCTCGCGGTCGACCGCGTCGTCGCGTCGCACGGCCGGCGCGGTGACCTCGGTGAGCAGTGGCGACCACCCGTGGAGGGCGGGCCGTGCGGGCAGTCCTACGTCTCGCGGATGTACCAGACCCGGCCGGGCGTCGAGCCGCTCCGCTCCTGGCTGCCCCATGGGGCGCGGTACGACGGCTACGAGGCGATCGCCTTCCCCCAGGACGCCGGCACGATGTCGGCTCTCGTCGTACGCGCGTCCGACGACCCCCGGCTGGAAATGCTGTGGGACACCGCGGCCTTCGAGGCGGCGGTCGCCGCGATCCCCAACCTCGCGCCGTGGACCGACCCGGCGGCGTCCGTCCCGCTGACGCCGGTGATGCGCGGCGGGACCCTCACCAACACCTACCGCGGCCAAGGCACGCCTCCCGCGGGCCTGCTCTTCGTCGGCGACGCCGTCTGCACCACCAACCCGTCGGCGGGCCGCGGCGTCACGCTCGGGCTCTGGCAGGCCGAGGCGCTGCTCGACGCGCTGGAGGTCGGTGACGACCGCGACGCGTCACGGGCCTTTGACGCCTGGTGCGAGGCGCAGGTGCGGCCGTGGTTCGCCGACCACCTCGTGGAGGACGACTGGATCGTGCGGCGCTATGCCGGCGAGGACCTCGACCCCGAGGGCGTCCTGCCGTCCGGGGTCGCGGTCGACGCGGCGGCAGAGCACGACGGCCTGATGCCGGCGGTGCAGCAGTACCTCGCGATGCACGCGCCGCCGTCCTCGCTCGCCGCCGTCGAGGACGAGGTGCGCGGGCTGGTGCGCGGGGGGTGGCGACCGGGGTACGCCGAGGGCCCGGGAGTTGGAGAGATCGTCGACCTGGTCGCGGCCGCCCGGTGA
- a CDS encoding DUF2384 domain-containing protein produces MTGLLMAPASRYEVPLLPDLGDAAARRELTPAAVRGVVQLAQHWQLTNEQVCRLLGDIPPSTWFAWKAGRPPADLGTDRLTRVSLLLGVFTALRALHSRALADRWVRLPNTNPLLAGRTPLEVMQAGGIPAMAAVRALLDGRRGGL; encoded by the coding sequence ATGACTGGTCTGCTGATGGCTCCGGCGAGCCGCTACGAAGTGCCGCTGCTGCCCGACCTCGGTGACGCGGCCGCGCGGCGCGAGCTCACACCCGCTGCCGTCCGGGGCGTGGTCCAGCTGGCGCAGCACTGGCAGCTCACCAACGAGCAGGTGTGCCGGCTGCTCGGCGACATCCCGCCGAGCACGTGGTTCGCGTGGAAGGCCGGCCGCCCGCCGGCCGACCTCGGCACCGACCGCCTCACCCGCGTCTCGCTGCTGCTGGGCGTCTTCACGGCCCTGCGCGCGCTGCACTCGCGCGCACTCGCCGACCGCTGGGTGCGGCTGCCCAACACCAACCCGCTGCTCGCCGGGCGGACCCCCCTCGAGGTGATGCAGGCCGGCGGGATCCCGGCGATGGCCGCGGTGCGGGCGTTGCTCGACGGGCGGCGCGGCGGTCTGTGA
- a CDS encoding thermonuclease family protein, with protein MSKTRVVKKTGAAVIAVLLGLGIAGQGDEQPDSRDAASSSSPTPTVTRAVEQTTEVVVPVTDTTPAETAAPSPAATRAPSSAPLLFAASGGDGDSWKDRSGREYRLGLVNAPETGECFGAQATARRKALVRSGFRARSYATDRYGRSVSLVALADGRNLNVLLAREGLVDDRYLAEFRHEYEALAAQLDAAFAEARRAGRGLWGGCQTETSPQGFAAAPPAQPASDCHPDYATCIPVKGDGSGSGEANDLDCGDIRQLVRLRQIGVDPYRLDGSDDDGLGCESYA; from the coding sequence ATGTCGAAGACCCGAGTCGTGAAGAAGACCGGTGCCGCCGTGATCGCCGTCCTGCTCGGGCTCGGCATCGCCGGCCAGGGCGACGAGCAGCCCGACAGCCGCGACGCCGCGAGCTCCTCGTCCCCGACTCCGACCGTGACACGGGCCGTCGAGCAGACGACCGAGGTGGTCGTGCCGGTCACGGACACGACGCCCGCCGAGACGGCGGCGCCGTCGCCGGCCGCGACCCGTGCGCCCTCCTCCGCACCCTTGCTCTTCGCCGCGTCCGGCGGCGACGGCGACTCGTGGAAGGACCGGTCCGGCAGGGAGTACCGCCTCGGTCTCGTCAACGCCCCCGAGACCGGCGAGTGCTTCGGCGCGCAGGCGACCGCGCGCCGCAAGGCGCTGGTCCGCAGCGGCTTTCGCGCCCGCAGCTACGCCACCGATCGCTACGGCCGCAGCGTCTCGCTCGTGGCCCTCGCCGACGGGCGCAACCTCAACGTCCTGCTGGCCCGGGAGGGCCTCGTCGACGACCGCTACCTCGCCGAGTTCCGCCACGAGTACGAAGCCCTTGCCGCCCAGCTCGACGCGGCCTTCGCCGAGGCCAGGCGGGCCGGACGCGGACTGTGGGGCGGCTGCCAGACCGAGACCTCGCCGCAGGGCTTCGCCGCTGCCCCGCCCGCGCAGCCGGCGAGCGACTGCCACCCCGACTACGCGACCTGCATCCCGGTGAAGGGCGACGGATCAGGCAGCGGTGAGGCCAACGACCTCGACTGCGGCGACATCCGCCAGCTGGTGCGCCTCCGCCAGATCGGCGTCGATCCCTACCGGCTCGACGGCTCCGACGACGACGGCCTGGGCTGCGAGTCCTACGCCTGA
- a CDS encoding type II toxin-antitoxin system prevent-host-death family antitoxin, which yields MDVAVSELRTHLSAYLARVRAGEQIVVTERGLPVARLVGIDTDDALERLTAEGVVSRPAATRLPAAGVARVSPTGSVSELVAELRHGSR from the coding sequence ATGGACGTCGCGGTCTCCGAACTCCGGACCCACCTGTCTGCCTACCTGGCCCGAGTCCGGGCCGGCGAGCAGATCGTGGTGACCGAGCGCGGCCTGCCCGTCGCTCGCCTCGTGGGGATCGACACCGACGATGCTCTCGAGCGTCTGACCGCGGAGGGCGTCGTCAGTCGCCCCGCGGCTACCCGACTTCCAGCCGCGGGCGTCGCGCGTGTCTCGCCGACGGGCTCGGTGTCGGAGCTTGTCGCCGAGCTGCGTCACGGCTCGAGGTAG
- a CDS encoding Uma2 family endonuclease, with translation MTTRLGGRHHGRMGVGDRAGGWTVAALADLPADGRRYEVLDGNLVVSPPPPVWHQTVGAELMAQLRRSAPSAWVVVYESLFDYGGDGRVPDLMVVRREAAHDRRALAYTAADVGLVVEIVSASSRRTDRLSKPAEYAEQRVPMMWRVELEPVVAVHPFVLSGASWLAAAAVTGQGRLPVPWGELEIDLTALDG, from the coding sequence GTGACGACGCGGCTGGGTGGGAGGCATCATGGGCGGATGGGCGTGGGTGACCGGGCGGGTGGCTGGACGGTGGCTGCCTTGGCCGACCTTCCCGCCGACGGCCGCCGCTACGAGGTCCTCGACGGCAACCTCGTCGTGAGCCCGCCGCCCCCCGTCTGGCACCAGACGGTCGGCGCGGAGCTGATGGCGCAGCTTCGGCGGTCAGCTCCGAGCGCGTGGGTGGTCGTCTACGAGAGCCTGTTCGACTACGGCGGCGACGGTCGGGTCCCGGATCTGATGGTGGTGCGCCGGGAGGCGGCGCACGACAGGCGCGCCCTGGCCTACACGGCGGCGGACGTCGGTCTCGTCGTCGAGATCGTCAGCGCGTCGAGCCGGCGCACCGACCGCCTGTCCAAGCCTGCCGAGTACGCCGAGCAGCGGGTGCCGATGATGTGGCGGGTAGAGCTCGAGCCGGTGGTCGCGGTGCACCCGTTCGTCCTGAGCGGTGCGTCCTGGCTGGCGGCTGCGGCGGTGACGGGTCAGGGCAGGCTGCCCGTCCCGTGGGGCGAGTTGGAGATCGACCTCACCGCGCTCGACGGGTGA
- a CDS encoding RES family NAD+ phosphorylase has protein sequence MSPAARASRRTPWPVFTTGDWRGTHRLVPATYVDRTEPYLAALVDADSADPDGDIAALTTLAAATNDRLRAQADLPGLALGTHELVYDVDWSQVVNGAFAYPGQGGRFHDQSRGAWYAGIDVETSLEEVTHHRAVALAEIDVWEDEGEWQDFRCDVGGDHVADLRDGSRRTAPCLDPVSYIASQRLALELLEQGAAGVVWPSVRHAGGTCVVVFRPALLPPVRLGSRWRLTWSGSARPEVTELGPPQA, from the coding sequence GTGAGCCCGGCCGCGCGCGCGTCCCGGCGTACGCCGTGGCCGGTCTTCACCACGGGCGACTGGCGCGGGACCCACCGGCTGGTCCCGGCGACCTACGTCGATAGGACCGAGCCCTACCTCGCGGCGCTCGTCGACGCCGACAGCGCCGACCCCGACGGCGACATCGCGGCGCTGACGACGCTGGCCGCGGCGACCAACGACCGGCTGCGCGCGCAGGCCGACCTGCCCGGGCTCGCGCTCGGAACCCACGAGCTCGTCTACGACGTCGACTGGTCGCAGGTCGTCAACGGAGCCTTCGCCTACCCCGGGCAGGGCGGGCGCTTCCACGACCAGTCGCGAGGGGCGTGGTACGCCGGGATCGATGTCGAGACGTCACTGGAGGAGGTCACCCACCACCGTGCGGTGGCGTTGGCCGAGATCGACGTCTGGGAGGACGAGGGGGAGTGGCAGGACTTCCGCTGCGACGTCGGCGGTGACCACGTCGCCGACCTGCGCGACGGCTCGCGCCGCACCGCGCCGTGCCTCGACCCGGTCTCCTACATCGCGAGCCAGCGGCTCGCGCTCGAACTGCTGGAACAGGGAGCCGCGGGGGTCGTGTGGCCGTCCGTGCGGCATGCCGGCGGGACCTGCGTCGTGGTCTTCCGCCCGGCGTTGCTGCCCCCGGTCCGGCTCGGGTCGCGCTGGCGGCTGACCTGGTCCGGCTCCGCGCGCCCGGAGGTCACCGAGCTGGGACCGCCTCAGGCGTAG
- a CDS encoding SEC-C domain-containing protein codes for MPTIAETCAALLAEHGPLTLDRLTELAVQAGATKAKKPRKAVEDAIDRSPLVLRVGEDRFVDTVTLLRDRVLTHRVTTEELAQGWLPIHPDLSALGLRPHWTWESDRGPVDVELGDEFLWRLRGAPGWLDDLAPGDLLGVSRVSDELRLQRVDGPVAEPMTDAALRARLEQVLQPFDDDDVPSAQLAYQVHVVMDALPRSFTEPGPPVSERIGDGFETYRDEVGRAGTDWAEADPFFGRYRFREDRLGDDVLDVAAGWRLTDDQAEQLVELVRAADDLGEGTGVDELRARRLAATLDEEALGEALLVWSRTSGEPAAMLELGQLLAAATRGSAAALCLTLAATAAEELRDNLQAEELVAAALAADRTHYEAHALAARYASDRGDAASALRHLRALGLGHDHPDVRRMARFAEPPSTAVGRNQPCPCGSGRKHKACCLGSLRHPLADRAGWLWQKLAEWCREPQNREMVLDAAMTLRPDLDPHEQVAMAMTDPVALDQAAWADGLVLDFDDARGDVLPDDERELLRQWYGRPLRLVEVVSTRPGTSLVVRDGDEELEVRDRAGSRSVSPGDLVATRLLPDGGGATIASAVVGVPRAQAAGLRHLLASSDDPDVGFAEWYAAAHRPPDMRTKRGHELVLCEARWDVPPGALSRLEAELGPAHDGAVHLVDGESGVATLSIEGSTLTVTTMSREDYATAAQLVRRLVPGAEEDDLQAVPAAALMSGEVTPLRRKPSGPDLAQDPAVLAAVRERIEAYEREWVGEQIPALGGLTPREALDDPTARRLLEQMLGDWPDDDQGMSPTRIRALLGLS; via the coding sequence GTGCCGACGATCGCCGAGACCTGTGCCGCGCTGCTCGCCGAGCACGGGCCGCTCACCCTCGACCGCCTCACCGAGCTGGCTGTGCAGGCTGGCGCCACGAAGGCGAAGAAGCCGCGCAAGGCCGTCGAAGACGCGATCGACAGGAGCCCGCTGGTCCTGCGCGTCGGCGAGGACCGCTTCGTCGACACCGTCACTCTCTTGCGCGACCGGGTGCTGACCCACCGGGTCACGACCGAGGAGCTCGCACAGGGCTGGCTACCGATCCACCCCGACCTGTCCGCGCTGGGGCTGCGGCCGCACTGGACCTGGGAGAGCGACCGCGGGCCGGTCGACGTGGAGCTCGGGGACGAGTTTCTGTGGCGGCTGCGTGGCGCGCCGGGCTGGCTCGACGACCTCGCCCCCGGCGACCTGCTGGGCGTGAGCCGGGTGAGCGACGAGCTGCGCCTTCAGCGGGTGGACGGACCCGTGGCCGAGCCGATGACCGATGCGGCCCTGCGGGCCCGTCTCGAGCAGGTCCTCCAGCCCTTCGACGACGACGACGTGCCGAGCGCCCAGCTCGCCTACCAGGTCCACGTCGTCATGGACGCCCTCCCGCGCTCCTTCACCGAGCCGGGCCCGCCGGTGTCCGAGCGGATCGGCGACGGCTTCGAGACCTACCGCGACGAGGTCGGTCGGGCCGGCACCGACTGGGCCGAGGCGGACCCCTTCTTCGGGCGCTACCGCTTCCGGGAGGACCGGCTGGGCGACGACGTGCTCGACGTCGCCGCGGGCTGGCGGCTCACCGACGACCAGGCTGAGCAGCTCGTCGAGCTGGTCCGGGCCGCCGACGACCTCGGCGAGGGCACCGGGGTCGACGAGCTGCGGGCGCGACGGCTCGCCGCCACCCTCGACGAGGAGGCGCTCGGCGAGGCACTGCTCGTCTGGTCCCGCACGTCCGGCGAGCCGGCAGCCATGCTCGAGCTCGGGCAGCTTCTCGCCGCTGCGACGCGTGGCAGCGCCGCCGCGCTCTGCCTCACCCTGGCTGCCACGGCCGCCGAGGAGCTACGGGACAACCTGCAGGCCGAGGAGCTCGTCGCCGCTGCCCTCGCCGCCGACCGGACTCACTACGAGGCGCACGCGCTCGCCGCCCGCTACGCCTCGGACCGCGGCGACGCCGCCTCCGCGCTTCGCCACTTGCGAGCACTCGGGCTGGGTCACGACCACCCCGACGTACGCCGGATGGCGCGCTTCGCCGAGCCGCCCTCGACAGCGGTGGGCCGCAACCAGCCGTGCCCCTGCGGGTCGGGCCGCAAGCACAAGGCCTGCTGCCTCGGCTCGCTGCGCCACCCGTTGGCCGACCGGGCGGGCTGGCTGTGGCAGAAGCTCGCGGAGTGGTGCCGCGAGCCGCAGAACCGCGAGATGGTGCTCGACGCGGCCATGACCCTGCGTCCCGACCTCGACCCGCACGAGCAGGTCGCGATGGCCATGACCGACCCGGTCGCCCTCGACCAGGCGGCCTGGGCCGACGGCCTGGTGCTGGACTTCGACGACGCGCGTGGTGACGTGCTGCCCGACGACGAGCGCGAGCTGCTCCGGCAGTGGTACGGCCGACCGCTGCGCCTCGTCGAGGTCGTCTCCACCCGCCCCGGCACCAGCTTGGTCGTGCGCGATGGCGACGAGGAGCTCGAGGTGCGCGACCGCGCCGGCTCCCGCAGCGTGAGCCCCGGCGACCTGGTGGCGACCCGACTGCTTCCCGACGGCGGTGGAGCCACCATCGCGAGCGCCGTCGTCGGCGTCCCGCGCGCGCAGGCCGCCGGGCTGCGCCACCTCCTCGCGAGCAGCGACGACCCCGATGTCGGCTTCGCCGAGTGGTACGCCGCCGCGCACCGCCCGCCGGACATGCGCACCAAGCGCGGCCACGAGCTCGTCCTGTGCGAGGCGCGGTGGGACGTGCCGCCCGGCGCGCTGTCGCGACTCGAGGCCGAGCTCGGCCCCGCCCACGACGGCGCCGTCCACCTCGTGGACGGCGAGTCAGGGGTCGCGACACTGTCGATCGAGGGCAGCACCTTGACCGTCACCACGATGTCGCGCGAGGACTACGCGACCGCCGCCCAGCTCGTGCGCCGGCTGGTGCCCGGGGCCGAGGAGGACGACCTGCAGGCCGTGCCGGCGGCCGCGCTGATGTCCGGCGAGGTCACGCCCCTGCGCCGCAAGCCCAGCGGGCCAGACCTCGCGCAGGACCCGGCCGTGCTCGCCGCGGTGCGCGAGCGCATCGAGGCCTACGAGCGCGAGTGGGTCGGCGAGCAGATCCCTGCGCTCGGCGGCCTGACGCCGCGCGAGGCGCTCGACGACCCGACCGCCCGGCGGCTGCTCGAGCAGATGCTCGGCGACTGGCCCGACGACGACCAGGGCATGAGCCCGACCCGGATCCGCGCTCTGCTCGGACTGAGTTGA
- a CDS encoding response regulator transcription factor: MTSVVIADDQELVRSGLRMVLEARGIEVRGEAGDGREAVDVVVRESPDVVLMDIRMPVLDGIAATRELVARDTGTRVLVLTTYDLDEYVYGALRAGAAGFLLKATPAERLVAGIETVAAGDALLAPRLTRRLIEEHVSRPPPVAGVPAPLRVLTERELEVLVLIARGRTNDEIAVDLVVSEATVKTHVNRILGKLELRGRVQAVVLAYETGLVRPGG; this comes from the coding sequence GTGACCTCGGTCGTCATCGCGGACGACCAGGAGCTGGTGCGCTCAGGGTTGCGGATGGTGCTCGAGGCTCGTGGGATCGAGGTGCGCGGGGAGGCGGGTGACGGCCGGGAGGCGGTCGACGTCGTCGTCCGTGAGTCGCCCGACGTCGTGCTGATGGACATCCGGATGCCGGTGCTGGACGGGATCGCCGCCACCCGCGAGCTGGTGGCGCGCGACACGGGCACCCGGGTGCTGGTCCTCACGACCTACGACCTGGACGAGTACGTCTACGGGGCCCTCCGTGCAGGCGCCGCGGGCTTCCTGCTCAAGGCCACCCCGGCGGAGCGGCTGGTCGCGGGGATCGAGACGGTGGCTGCAGGAGATGCACTGCTCGCGCCCCGGCTCACCCGGCGGCTGATCGAGGAGCACGTCTCGCGCCCCCCTCCCGTGGCTGGTGTCCCTGCGCCGCTGCGGGTGCTGACCGAGCGCGAGCTCGAGGTGCTCGTCCTCATCGCCCGTGGCCGGACCAACGACGAGATCGCGGTGGATCTCGTGGTCAGCGAGGCGACCGTGAAGACGCACGTGAACCGGATCCTCGGCAAGCTCGAGCTGCGCGGTCGGGTGCAGGCGGTGGTGCTGGCCTACGAGACAGGGCTGGTCCGGCCTGGTGGCTGA